The Thermodesulfovibrionia bacterium genome contains a region encoding:
- a CDS encoding NYN domain-containing protein, with protein MAYLLIDGYNLIGLGHNDLEEARKEIIARLSRYSALKGHDITIVFDAWKREDSAGSSTKTGNVTVIYSRVAEKADEVIIKMLAGEKKDCIVISSDREISDAALRNDMAAISSDEFERKLDHALASEDYESERYEDNDDEEDYRSPAGLKGNPKKLSKNDKRRSLALNKL; from the coding sequence ATGGCATACCTGCTGATTGACGGCTACAATCTGATCGGACTCGGGCATAATGACCTTGAAGAGGCACGCAAGGAGATCATTGCAAGGCTCTCAAGATACTCTGCGCTTAAGGGGCATGATATCACTATTGTATTTGATGCCTGGAAGAGAGAAGATTCAGCAGGGTCAAGTACAAAGACCGGAAATGTAACAGTCATTTATTCAAGGGTTGCTGAAAAAGCCGATGAGGTTATCATAAAAATGCTCGCAGGCGAAAAGAAAGACTGTATCGTCATCAGCTCTGACAGGGAGATATCTGATGCTGCTTTAAGAAATGATATGGCAGCCATATCATCAGATGAGTTTGAGAGGAAGCTTGATCATGCGCTTGCGTCAGAAGATTATGAGTCAGAAAGATATGAGGACAATGACGATGAAGAAGATTACCGATCCCCTGCCGGACTTAAAGGCAATCCAAAAAAACTATCGAAAAATGATAAGAGAAGATCACTGGCGCTGAATAAACTTTGA